From Asterias amurensis chromosome 3, ASM3211899v1, a single genomic window includes:
- the LOC139934571 gene encoding MIP18 family protein galla-2-like has product MAPTERLENVNPTIHTRLLDRETTAEEENEDVVDEIDAREIFDLIRHINDPEHPLSLEDLNVVTHSQVEVNNGANSVKVLFTPTIPHCSMATLIGLSIRVKLLRSLPPRFKVDVKIYPGSHASEDAVNKQLADKERVAAALENNHLLEVINQCLVLKR; this is encoded by the exons ATGGCGCCTACGGAAAGACTTGAGAACGTCAATCCAACGATTCATACTCGGTTATTGGACCGAGAAACCACCGCAGAGGAAGAAAATGAGGATGTAGTGGACGAGATTGATGCAAGGGAGATTTTTGAT CTGATCAGACATATCAATGACCCGGAGCACCCTCTCAGCTTAGAAGATTTAAATGTCGTCACTCATTCACAAGTTGAG GTGAATAACGGAGCAAACAGTGTGAAGGTGTTGTTTACTCCCACTATACCACACTGCAGCATGGCTACTCTCATCGGCCTCTCGATACGCGTCAAGCTTCTCAGATCTCTGCCCCCACGATTCAAG GTTGATGTGAAGATCTATCCTGGAAGTCACGCCTCAGAAGATGCAG taAATAAACAACTGGCCGATAAGGAGCGAGTGGCAGCTGCCCTAGAAAACAACCATCTCCTTGAAGTCATCAATCAGTGTCTCGTTCTGAAAAGATGA
- the LOC139934570 gene encoding tetratricopeptide repeat protein 5-like yields the protein MAAADENENILNRAKKAVQDLYDFRDHFFEKNDIERAIHKTEELGLELTKVVALLDEIQSQIKNRAEYMLQRGRALNVMPEFSSEALECLSKAVKLDPKLVEAWNQLGECYWKNKDVEAARNCFNGALNHSRNKISLRNLSMVLRQLGKTKEERAKFIQESVEHAKEAVQLDYGDGTSWFIAGNAYLTVFFNGGQKSGILKQCLGAYSQAEKDTVQKANPDLYFNRATIFKFQEDYVAALDGYKMAQSLDPMWSEPKEKLWELITYLQRVTQLVHQKGKLKAKRLHQLIASIKEFDLGPYGGGSYTPPTGDPVKLELTPLSRLKPGPNPERVVLGKVVCSVGSDKPIPFTFAMVDAEGTCFAVNIYNIAQGQGTIIGDSVAVPEPYVQSNDFEFDKKNIKFSSMRVDTPVALVVNAKKLGLEKQAPAIVSLYSKSE from the exons ATGGCGGCAGCAGACGAAAACGAAAATATTTTGAACAGAGCAAAG aaagctgttcaggatctGTATGACTTCAGAGACCACTTCTTTGAGAAGAATGATATTGAACGAGCCATTCACAAGACGGAGGAACTGGGTCTGGAGCTGACAAAGGTCGTCGCACTCTTAGACGAGATACAAA GCCAGATTAAGAATCGAGCAGAGTATATGCTCCAGCGTGGTAGAGCTCTGAATGTCATGCCAGAGTTCAGCTCTGAGGCTCTGGAATGTCTGTCTAAGGCGGTGAAGCTAGATCCCAAACTGGTGGAGGCGTGGAACCAACTCGGAGAATGTTACTGGAAGAATAAAGACGTTGAAGCGGCAAGGAACTGCTTCAACGGAGCCTTGAACCAT tcaagaaacaaaatatcaCTCAGAAACCTCTCCATGGTGCTGCGGCAACTTGGCAAAACGAAAGAGGAGAGGGCAAAGTTCATCCAAGAGAGCGTCGAGCATGCCAAGGAAGCGGTGCAGCTGGACTACGGCGATGGCACGTCGTGGT TCATCGCTGGCAATGCGTACCTGACAGTGTTCTTCAATGGAGGCCAGAAATCAGGAATTCTCAAGCAGTGTCTAGGTGCCTACTCACAAGCG GAGAAGGACACAGTTCAAAAGGCAAATCCAGATTTGTATTTCAACAGAGCAACA attttcaaatttcaagaagATTATGTGGCTGCGTTGGATGGTTATAAGATGGCCCAGTCATTGGATCCAATGTGGTCGGAACCGAAGGAGAAGTTATGGGAACTCATCACATACCTCCAAAGAGTAACACAATTAGTTCATCAAAAG GGTAAACTCAAAGCCAAGCGCCTTCATCAATTAATAGCATCAATTAAAGAGTTTGACTTGGGTCCCTACGGTGGCGGCTCCTACACCCCACCAACAGGGGACCCTGTGAAGCTGGAGCTCACCCCGCTCTCCAGACTGAAGCCAGGACCCAATCCAGAGAGGGTGGTTCTTGGAAAAGTTGTGTGCAGCGTTGGAAGTGACAAACCAATACCATT TACATTTGCAATGGTGGATGCAGAGGGTACCTGTTTTGCTGTCAATATCTACAACATTGCACAGGGTCAGGGTACCATCATAGGAGACTCAGTAGCCGTTCCCGAGCCTTACGTTCAGAGTAACGACTTTGAGTTTGATAAGAAG AATATCAAATTCTCCAGTATGAGAGTTGACACGCCTGTGGCACTCGTCGTCAATGCGAAGAAACTAGGACTAGAGAAACAAGCCCCTGCCATAGTCTCGCTGTATTCCAAGAGTGAATGA
- the LOC139934569 gene encoding mitochondrial inner membrane protein OXA1L-like, translating to MAALSGLRRARNPVKVVGLFTSFSRQHGLHIHAQCQCTARQSVLNRLNNRAAIHSRWQYAQYTPTLGGALISSRYNSTDSESFSQVTETLTDKALPLVDPSIITDVAATTEQILQPIREVPFAELGLGGYTPIGLLQSALEFLHMSVGLPWWGTIMAGTIIARTCVFPVIVKNQRYAATLNNVMPTFQKLTAKMNEARQSGNQTELTRASMKVQQFMKKHNVNPLKSFVGVLFQAPIFISFFIGLRRMASLPVESMTQGGMLWFTDLTTADPYFVLPVLASLSMLAVIELGGEAGVSNAQMQKMKNVFRIMPFAILPFIISMPKAVFVYWLTSNIFSMGQVAVLKIPAVRKKLNIPDKIKHRPEDVPKGEGFIKGIKSGWKNTQTNYEVEQKGKAHMQKLKDAGIGPVPQTFSYDPTRQQMGSPAQPMSTTADKAAKDIRRKRVR from the exons CATGGCCTTCACATCCACGCTCAGTGCCAGTGTACAGCAAGACAATCTGTCCTTAACAGACTCAACAACAGAGCAGCAATCCACTCGAGATGGCAGTACGCACAGTACACGCCAACGCTTGGGGGCGCTCTCATCTCGTCGCGATACAACAGTACAGACAGTGAGAGTTTCTCACAAGTGACAGAAACG TTAACAGATAAAGCTTTACCACTAGTGGATCCATCTATAATAACTGACGTAGCGGCAACAACTGAGCAGATCCTCCAACCCATCAGGGAAGTCCCTTTCGCTGAGCTTGGCCTCGGTGGTTACACACCCATCGGTCTTCTGCAGAGCGCCCTGGAGTTTCTCCACATGTCTGTTGGCTTGCCCTGGTGGGGCACCATCATGGCGG GGACGATTATTGCCAGGACGTGTGTATTTCCTGTGATTGTGAAGAACCAACGGTATGCAGCGACACTTAATAACGTCATGCCAACCTTCCAGAAACTCACAGCTAAGATGAACGAGGCACGGCAATCGGGCAATCAGACGGAAT TGACAAGAGCATCCATGAAAGTGCAGCAGTTCATGAAGAAGCACAACGTCAACCCATTGAAGAGCTTCGTTGGAGTCTTATTTCAG GCACCAATCTTTATCTCGTTCTTCATCGGCCTACGGAGGATGGCCAGTCTCCCGGTAGAGAGCATGACCCAGGGAGGTATGCTGTGGTTTACCGATCTGACCACAGCAGACCCTTACTTTGTTCTGCCAGTGCTGGCCAGCTTGAGCATGTTGGCCGTCATTGAG CTTGGTGGTGAGGCTGGTGTCAGCAATGCCCAGATGCAAAAAATGAAGAATGTGTTCAGAATCATGCCATTTGCCATCCTCCCATTCATTATATCAATGCCCAAG GCTGTGTTCGTTTACTGGCTGACGTCTAACATCTTCTCCATGGGTCAAGTTGCAGTCCTTAAGATTCCAGCAGTCCGTAAGAAACTGAACATCCCAGATAAGATCAAACACAGACCAGAAGACGTCCCCAAGGGAGAAGGCTTCATCAAAGGGATCAAATCAG GATGGAAGAATACACAGACAAATTATGAAGTAGAACAAAAGGGAAAAGCCCACATGCAGAAACTCAAAGATGCCGGCATCGGCCCCGTGCCCCAGACGTTCAGCTACGATCCGACCAGACAGCAGATGGGAAGCCCCGCCCAGCCCATGTCCACCACGGCAGACAAGGCGGCAAAGGACATCAGGAGGAAGAGAGTTCGTTGA